The segment TCTATTGACCAAAACTTATGGGGCCGTGCGAATGAAGCGGGCGTAATGGAAGATCCATGGGTAGCACCACCAGAAGAAGCGTATGGCTTAACGGTTGCACTTGAAAACACACCTGATCAAGCGGAAATCGTAGAAATCGAATTTGTAGCAGGTAAACCAGTTTCATTAAATGGTGAAGCGATGAAACTAGCAGATTTAATTGAAAAATTAAATGAAGTAGCTGGTGCGCACGGTATTGGACGTATTGATCACGTAGAAAACCGTTTAGTTGGTATTAAATCGCGTGAAGTTTACGAAATTCCAGGTGCACAAGTGTTATTAACGGCACATAAAGAATTAGAAGATATTACATTAGTTAAAGAGCTTGCACACTTCAAGCCGATGATCGAGCATAAATTATCTGAAATCATTTACAATGGTTTATGGTTCAACCCAATCCGTACTGCTATAGAAGCTTTCCTAAAAGAAACGCAAAAGTATGTAAATGGGACAGTGCGCGTGAAATTATTCAAAGGTCATGCGATTGTTGAAGGTCGTAAATCACCAAATTCTTTATACTCTGAAGAATTAGCAACATACTCAAAACATGACAAGTTCAATCACGCATCAGCAGTAGGCTTCATCGAATTATGGGGTATGCCAACAGTTGTCGCATCAGAAGTAGCGAAAAATAAATAATTTGATTCAGCATAAATCCTTATGAATAAGGATGGGATGTGTACCAAAAATGACCTAAAATCAGTGAGGTTCCATCCCTAGCTGAATCAAATTATGCCCCGGCGGATGTCACAGATTTTTAAAGGAGTTTTTCGAGCGAGCACGAAAAAAATCTGGACACAATTACGCCGAGGCGTAATTGATTAAATGAGTGAGCGATTCGCATGTCGAGTCGCTCTTACTTTTAAATAGGAGTGTTGAAGATGGCAAAATTATGGGGCGGGCGTTTCCAAAAATCGGCTGAAGCTTGGGTAGATGAATTTGGAGCGTCAATTGGCTTTGATCAACAATTAGTGCTGGAAGATCTTGAAGGTTCTGTTGCACACGTAACAATGCTTGGTGCACAGGAAATTTTACCGCAAGAAGATGTTGAGAAAATTTTAGCGGGATTAGCGCAATTAAAAGTGAAGGCAGAAGCAGGGGAGCTTGAATTTTCTGTTGCCAATGAAGATATCCATTTAAACTTAGAAAAAATGTTAATTGATCTGATTGGTCCAGTCGGTGGCAAATTACATACAGGGCGTTCTCGAAATGACCAAGTCGCAACGGATATGCATTTATTCTTAAAGAAACGCGTACCGGAAGTGATTGGTTTAATCGAAAACTTTCAAAAAACGATACTTGAGCAAGCGCAACAACATGTTGAAACGATTGCACCAGGCTATACGCACTTGCAACGTGCACAGCCGATTTCATTTGCGCATCATTTAATGGTGTACTTCTGGCAGTTACAGCGCGATAAAGAGCGTTTTGGTGAATCGATGAAGCGTATTGATATTTTACCATTAGGTGCGGGTGCAATGGCGGGCACTACATTCCCGATTGATCGCCTAAAATCTGCGGAATTACTTGGCTTTAGTGAAGTGTATGCGAATTCTATGGATGCGGTAAGTGATCGTGACTTTATCGTAGAGTTTTTATCGAATTCAGCGCTGTTAATGACGCATTTATCACGTTTTGCGGAAGAGATCATCATTTGGTCTACCGATGAATTTAAATTTATCGAATTAGATGATGCCTTTTCTACCGGTTCGTCGATTATGCCACAAAAGAAAAATCCGGATATGGCGGAGTTAATTCGTGGGAAAGCGGGTCGTGCATTTGGTAATTTAGTCGGTTTACTAACGGTTTTAAAAGGGACACCGCTTACGTACAACAAAGATATGCAAGAGGACAAAGAGGGCATGTTCGATACGATGGAAACGGTGCTCGGTTCACTGAAGATTTTCGAAGGTATGGTGCGCACGATGACGGTCAATACGGCGCGTTTACATAGCGCGGTACATTCGGACTTCTCCAATGCGACAGAACTTGCGGATTATTTAGCAACAAAAGGTATGCCATTCCGCGAAGCCCATGAAGTAACGGGGAAATTAGTATTTACATGTATACAGCAAGGTATATATTTACTGGATCTGCCGCTTGAGGAAATGCAAAAAGAGTCGGCATTAATCGAGGCAGATATTTACGATGTGCTGGCACCAGTAGCAGCGGTAAGTCGTCGTAATTCACTTGGCGGTACAGGTTTTGCGCAAGTGAAAATTCAATTACAAAAAGCATCAGACCTATTAGGTTAATGATGAAATCCCGTTCTGTAAATGTTAGCAGAGCGGGATTTTTTTTGTTTGGTGGATAGAAATGGGGAAGTGGTGGATAAAAACGCAAAAGTGACGGATAGAAATGAGAAAGTGTTGGATAGAACAACAAATGTGACGGATAGCCGAAAAATCGGTGCGCGTACATAAGGCATATAAAAAAGTTTAAAATCTATTTGAACGAAATGGAAAAAATCCACGTCTAATGAGTAAGGGGGCGAAAATATGGAGCAGGATCTGGTGAAAAGAGCCATACGAGGTAATCAAGAAGCGATTTTACAGCTCATTGAAAAGGATGAAGAAATCTTCTACCGTATGGCTTTTACGTATGTGAAAAATGAACACGATGCACTTGATGTGATGCAAGATTTCACATATAAGGTGTTAAAAAAGATGCATACCGTCAAAAATCCAGACTATGCAAGAACATGGCTTGTACGCGTGTTAATACATAGTTGCATCGATTTTTTAAGGAAGCGACCACAAACGATGCCGTTAGAAGAACAGCATCTTATTGAAAATGCTGTGCACTATGATGTGGAAAGGATGCTTACTAATTTAACATTAAATGAGCAACAAATTATGTATTTAAAGTATTATGAACAACGGAAAAATAAAGAAATTGCGGAAATTCAACAAATTCCAGAAGGTACAGTGAAATCGAAAATTCACCATATTTTATTAAAACTTCGCAAACACGCAGGAGAAAGGGAGGATTGGCTATGAGTGAGCAGCATGATATTCAAGTGCCGAAAGCGCAACTTCATCAAATGAGACAGGAAATGCTTCAAAAAGTAAAAAAAGAGAAAAAGCGTCGGCAAAGATTCCTGTCATCTACCTTGTTATTTGTTGTGTTGTTTAGCTTCGTGTTAAGCATACGTATGTCACCAACGATTGCGAGCTATGTTGCGAAAATCCCAGGTTTGGACCCCATTGTGACGAAGATGGTTTCATATGATAAAGGAGTCAAGGCAATTCTAGATAACGACTATTTTGAAGAAGTACAGGCAATAGCCAGTGCGAATGGTTTAACGGTGACAGTTGTAGACGTTTTTGCGGATCAGTCAGGGATGGTCTTTTCTTATGAAATAGATGCACCGTTTGATATTTCGAAGCTGAGATTCAATGAAGTGCAGCTTTTACAAGGCGGAGAGGATGTATTGGCAAGCATGACTTTTGGTTATATTGACGATGAACCAACACAGCATGTGGAAGGGGTAATCGAGCTTGCGAAAAATTCAGGTATTTCTTATGAATCTAAAGAATTCGAACTTATTCTCCATTTTGATGATAAAAAGAATACGAAAATTCAAATTCCGTTTACATTAAAAAATGACATCCAGTCTGAAAAGGTTATTACTTACAATAAAGAAGTAGACGTAAATGGACAAAAATTTACAATCGAAAAAGTACGGACTTCTCCATTGCGCATCGCATTAGATATTAGCGTTGATCCGTCTAACACGATGCAGTTATTAAAATTAGAGCATTTAAAATTAATCGATGAGAATGGAGAAAAATGGGGGGCGATTGTAAACGGAATTAGTACTTCAGGAGATATTCGAGATGGTCACTTTACATTGTATTTGCAAAGTAATTATTTTGAACGACCGAAACAGTTAACACTTGAGATTAGTTCTGTATATGCCATTCCGAAAGGGCAAGATTTTATTGAAGTTGATTTTTCGAAGCAGGAAGTGGTGTCAAAGCCAGATTATTTAGAGTGGCAAATCGATGTTCAAGGGAAAGATGTATCGATCCATACCGATATATGGGCGGATCGTGGGAGAATATTGTTATATAAAGCGTTAAGTAACGAAAAAGTTATTGAACCGTCTAAAGTAAAATGGGAATATGGGGATCAGGGATCTGATTTATTTGTAACGTATGAAGAAGCAGAAGGATTAACAAAGATTGATATTAATTTTTACTCAAATATTATTGGAGAGTTAATAGAAATTCCGATACCACTAGATGAATAGTTATGCAAATTCCCGGTTCAAAAACATGCCCGCACTTGAACTATTCCAAAAAACACATTAAGGTTAGTGTAATACTTGATTGGAAATGAGGAAAATAATGATTTCATTAATTGTAGCACATGATAAAAACTATGTAATTGGTTATGAAAACGCGATGCCGTGGCACTTACCAGGAGATTTGAAATATTTTAAGGACATGACGATGGGCAAGCCGATTATTATGGGAAGAAAGACATTTGAATCGATCGGTCGTCCATTACCAGGTCGCCGCAATATCGTTATTTCGCGCAATGCGCAGTACGCAGCAGAAGGTATTGAAGTAGTAGGGAGTTTAGATGCGGCACTCGCACTTGTAAAAGATGTAGAGGAAATTATGATTATTGGCGGTGCGCAAATATTCGAGCAATCGATGGAAATCGCAGATAAATTATACATTACAGAAATTCATCACGAATTTAACGGGGATACGTATTTCCCAAAATATGAAGCTTGGCACCGTACGTCTTGTCAGGAGCCGATTACCGCAAAAGAAGGTTTTACATTCCAATACTGTATTTTTGAAAAATAATAAAACAGCTGTTACTCGACCTAATAAGAGTAACAGCTGTTTTTGAAAATCAATCATTTGGATATTTTATTCATTCAGTGAAGGTTCCACAGGTGGCTTTCCTTCAAGATGGTCATTTAATTTTGTACTAATATCGTGCAGTTCTTCCTCATCGAAAATATAGTACCATAAGCCATCTTTTTTTCGAACGCCGTCGCCTTTTTCGAATTGAAGTTGCTCAATGTTTTTATCAAGCTTGCCATAAAGCTTTTGTAAATTTAAAATTTGTTTTTGAGAGAAATTCATCGTAACATTTTCGCCCATTACTTCGAATATATCGTCAAGCTTCAAGAGAATAGATGGATTTTTCGCTTTTGCAAAAAGTGCCTCCAACAATTGCTTTTGACGAAGCTGGCGACCGAAATCACCGCGCGGATCCTCGTAGCGAATACGAGAGAAAATTAACGCTTCATCACCGTTAAGCGATATATTTCCTTTGGGGAAGGTATATTCATTACGGATTAATTCCATATCGTTATTAACCTCGATATTCCCAAGGACGTCGATGAGCGATAAGAAGCCTTCCATATTGACCGCTACATAAAAATCGATTGGAACATCAAGTGCTTCTTCTACTGTCGCAATGGACATCGGAATACCGCCACGCGCATAGGCATGATTGATCTTTTCTGTTGTGTCGTTCCCAACGATTTCCACGCGAGAATCACGAGGAATACTCAGCATTTTCATCGTACCTAAATCAGGATTCACCGTTACGACAATCATTGTATCTGTTCGACCTGTGTCATGTTCACGTTCATCAATGCCAAGCAATAAAACAGAGAATGGATCGATATGTGGCAAGATGTCTGGAATGGCATCAGGTACATTTTCCTCTGTGTTATTCATTTTTGAAAACGCTTTTTGAAATGAATTGTAATAATAAAAGCCGATGCCACCTAGTAACAGCGCGATTATTAACAAAGTCCATAAAATCACTTTTTTAATGGTCGATTTTTTATTTTTTGTACTGCGTAATTGCTTTTCAGTCATTATCGGACAAAACCTTTCTACGTTGAAATAAATTTTCACTTGATTCAGTCGGGGGTCCCCCGGCTGAATCAAGTGAAGCCCCAGCGGATGTCACAGATTTTTAAGGGAAGTTTTTCGAGCGAGCTCGAAAAAATCTGGACGCAATAACGCCGAGGCGTTATTGATCCTGTATAAGACGAAATTTATTCGGTTTCGGTTGCATACTTATTTCAGCCCACTTACGACACCGTTGCATTGATTATCCGATAAATTATTTAAATTGGAAAGTGATACACATTGATACAGGGCATTTTATTGAAATTTACTTGAAAATAGTTGCTTTCTACAAGTAAAAATAAATACAGCTGACCATGCAACCACAGCCCATAATGACGAATAGATGCCAAATTGCATGATTATACGGCAAGCGCGTCCATGCGTAAAAAATAGCACCGAATGTAAAAAATAGTCCGCCTGCAAGGAGCATTAAAAAGCCATCCCATTGTAAATAGGCATAAATCGGTTTTACAGCAAAAATGATGAGCCAGCCCATTACTAAATACAACAGCAGCGAGACACGTTCAAAACGATGGATAAATAAACATTTAAACACAACGCCAAAAATCGCGAGCCCCCAAATAATACAAAGCAGTACGATGCCCAATGTGCCGCCAATCGCAATTAATAAAAAGGGTGTATATGTCCCCGCAATTAATAAATAAATAGAGGAATGATCCAATATTGAGAAAAAACGTTTGTACTTTTGTGGTGCACTATGTAAAAGGGTAGACATTAAAAATAGGATGATTAATGTTGCACCAAAAATAGAATAAGAAACTACATGCATAGTTGTGCCGTTTTGGACCGCATATATAATTAATAAAACACATGCCGGAATACTTAAAATGAACCCAAATCCATGTGTAATAGCATTCCAAAGCTCTTCTTTAAAATTTTTATAATCAAATGCATTTTCATAGTGCATTTTCTTTCACGCTCCCTTTTCATTCAATCAGTATTCATAATCGGGAGGCATTCCCCGTTTGCTCATGTTGATTTTATTGTAATATAATAAACAGGGAGTAAATATTGTAATTTGTCATATTGTTATACTAGAATATGTCATGACGTAACTTATGATAAATCATGGGTTTATTGAGTGACAAATGTCATATTGGTAAATAATTGATTATTAATTATAATTAAGTGAAGAAATAAAAAGGATGTGTAAAAATTGGGACAAATTCATTTCGTAACGGATTCAACTTGTGATTTAACGAATGAGGAAATTAAGCAACATGGAATCCATATCGTTCCATTAACAGTACAAATTAATGGGGAAACATATAAAGACCGCATTGATTTACAACCAGAAACATTTATAGATTTAATGAAAAATGCAGACGAACTACCAAAAAGCTCGCAGCCAGCCCCAGGTGTTTTTAAAGAAATTTATGATGAGTTAGGGAAAGACGGCGATCAAATTATTTCGATACATATGACGGGTGGACTAAGTGGAACAGTCCAATCAGCTCGTCAAGCATCGGAAATGTCTGATTCGGATGTTACCGTTATTGACTCGCGTTATATCGCATTTGCTTTAGCCTTCCAATTACGTGAAGCGGTTCGTCTACGTGATGCAGGAGCAACGGTTGAAGAAATTGTTGCAGCTATAAATCAGTTACGTGAAAATTCTCGTTTATTCGTTGTATTGAATACACTTGATAACATGGTAAAAGGCGGACGTATTGGGAAAGGGAAAGCAGCAGTCAGTTCGTTATTAAATATTAAACCTGTTGCACACCTAGATACGGGAGAAGTAACAATTTGCGCAAAACCACGTAGCTATAAGCAAGTAATCAAATTTTTAATGAGTGAGTTTGAAAAAGATACGGCAGGAAAAACGGTCAAATCAATCGGAATTTCTCATGCCAATGCGATTGAAACATTAGTCAATCCATTAATCGAGCAAATTAAAGCGACAGGCTATGATAAAGAAATTGAAATTGCTTATACATCACCTGTCATTAGTACACATACAGGTGAAGGCGCAATTGGTTTTATGTATTACGCGGAATAATTATTCATCATGATTTAAAGTACTCTAATCCGATCAATGGGTTAGAGTATTTTTTATTCGAATGAATCAATGGAATTTAAGTGAAATTCATGTTCATTTTTTTTTATCGTTTTCCGACAGAAGACTCCCACTTCAAGGAATGTGCAGGGCATAGCCCAATAAGTAAGTGGGAGATGAATGTCGGTTGGCGGTAGCCTAAGTTTCTCACTCAAACTTGCGAACGTACATTCTGATTGGTGAAATAAAAGAAGAGGAGGTGAACAATATGTCAAAGAAGAAAGCCATTAAAGTGTTACGCAAAAAGAAGAAACTCGACAACATTCAACGTTTCACGCAAAAACAAAACATCGGAAGGTCTCAATTGACAGCGAAAGATTTTCGTTTGCTCCAGCGGATGACGCACAGCTCGAAAGCATTGAGAAATGTTGGGTTATATACAATCAAGCAAAGCTACTTAAATGAGAATCGGATGGCAACTACGAGGGAAATAGATGCTGCCATGAAACAGGACATCAACTATTGGGGCATTCAATCGAACTCTGTGCAGGCGATTCGCAGGACATTACTAAGCGAAACCAAAAGCTTTTTCAAAGCACTCGAAGCATGGAAAAAAGAATCGAGTAAGTTTACGGGTCGACCACAGTTCCCAAACTATTCAAGATCTACGGAAAAGCGAATCATTGAAATCTACCAAGTTCCGAAAATAGACAAAGATGGTTATTGGTCGATTCCGATGAATGTTGCATTTCGAAAACGCTTTAGCTCGATGAAAATTCGAATGCCTAAAAACTTGTTACACAAAAAAGTCTCTTACATTGAAATCGTACCGAAGCAAAATGGTCGGTTCTTTGAGGTGCATTACACGTATGAAGTGCAAGCAGCTCAAATGAAAAAGCAACCTACGACAACGAAAAATGCATTAAGTTGCGATTTAGGTGTAAATCGATTGATAAGCTGTGTAACGAATGCTGGCGATACATTCCTAATTAATGGGAAGAAGTTGAAATCCATTAACCAATACTTCAACAAGGCGATTAGTGAACTTCAACAGCGGAATATTGAAAACGGTATTTCTAAGCGGGTTGTCACAAATCAAATAGCTAAACTATGGATGAAGCGAAACAATCAGATAAACGGGTACATTTCCCAAGCTGTTGGCTTACTATTCAAGAAAGTCAAAGAGTTGAATGTTGATACGATTATTGTCGGGTATAACGAAGGGTGGAAGCAAAATAGCAATCTAGGTAAAAAGAATAACCAACACTTTGTTCAAATACCGTTCAACAAATTGATGAGCGCCATCGAAAACAAGTGCTTAAAAGAAGGCATCTGCTTTGTCAAACAGGAAGAAAGCTACACATCGAAGTCAAGCTTCCTTGATAAGGATGAGCTGCCTGTCTGGTCCTCTGACGACAAGAGAAAGTATGTATTTAGTGGAAAACGAGTGAACCGTGGGCAATACCAAGCGCTATCAGGAGAATGTATCCATGCCGACATCAACGCAGCATTCAATATTTTGAGGAAATCAGACATCGTGGACCTGGACGAGCATCTAGAAGTCAGAAATCCGTTCGTACTCGAAGTTCAAAAACGTAAAACCGTTGCTTAGGCACGGTCTAGTGGGT is part of the Solibacillus sp. FSL K6-1523 genome and harbors:
- a CDS encoding DUF4179 domain-containing protein: MSEQHDIQVPKAQLHQMRQEMLQKVKKEKKRRQRFLSSTLLFVVLFSFVLSIRMSPTIASYVAKIPGLDPIVTKMVSYDKGVKAILDNDYFEEVQAIASANGLTVTVVDVFADQSGMVFSYEIDAPFDISKLRFNEVQLLQGGEDVLASMTFGYIDDEPTQHVEGVIELAKNSGISYESKEFELILHFDDKKNTKIQIPFTLKNDIQSEKVITYNKEVDVNGQKFTIEKVRTSPLRIALDISVDPSNTMQLLKLEHLKLIDENGEKWGAIVNGISTSGDIRDGHFTLYLQSNYFERPKQLTLEISSVYAIPKGQDFIEVDFSKQEVVSKPDYLEWQIDVQGKDVSIHTDIWADRGRILLYKALSNEKVIEPSKVKWEYGDQGSDLFVTYEEAEGLTKIDINFYSNIIGELIEIPIPLDE
- the trhA gene encoding PAQR family membrane homeostasis protein TrhA, with amino-acid sequence MHYENAFDYKNFKEELWNAITHGFGFILSIPACVLLIIYAVQNGTTMHVVSYSIFGATLIILFLMSTLLHSAPQKYKRFFSILDHSSIYLLIAGTYTPFLLIAIGGTLGIVLLCIIWGLAIFGVVFKCLFIHRFERVSLLLYLVMGWLIIFAVKPIYAYLQWDGFLMLLAGGLFFTFGAIFYAWTRLPYNHAIWHLFVIMGCGCMVSCIYFYL
- a CDS encoding argininosuccinate synthase, whose product is MANKKVVLAYSGGLDTSVAIPWLTEQGWDVIAVCLDVGEGKDLEFIKNKALQVGAVESYMVDAKDEFAEDYALISLQGHTWYEQKYPLVSALSRPLISKKLVEIATEVNADAVAHGCTGKGNDQVRFEVSIKALNPDLEVLAPVREWGWSRDEEIEYAQKHGVPIPATLDSPFSIDQNLWGRANEAGVMEDPWVAPPEEAYGLTVALENTPDQAEIVEIEFVAGKPVSLNGEAMKLADLIEKLNEVAGAHGIGRIDHVENRLVGIKSREVYEIPGAQVLLTAHKELEDITLVKELAHFKPMIEHKLSEIIYNGLWFNPIRTAIEAFLKETQKYVNGTVRVKLFKGHAIVEGRKSPNSLYSEELATYSKHDKFNHASAVGFIELWGMPTVVASEVAKNK
- the argH gene encoding argininosuccinate lyase, translating into MAKLWGGRFQKSAEAWVDEFGASIGFDQQLVLEDLEGSVAHVTMLGAQEILPQEDVEKILAGLAQLKVKAEAGELEFSVANEDIHLNLEKMLIDLIGPVGGKLHTGRSRNDQVATDMHLFLKKRVPEVIGLIENFQKTILEQAQQHVETIAPGYTHLQRAQPISFAHHLMVYFWQLQRDKERFGESMKRIDILPLGAGAMAGTTFPIDRLKSAELLGFSEVYANSMDAVSDRDFIVEFLSNSALLMTHLSRFAEEIIIWSTDEFKFIELDDAFSTGSSIMPQKKNPDMAELIRGKAGRAFGNLVGLLTVLKGTPLTYNKDMQEDKEGMFDTMETVLGSLKIFEGMVRTMTVNTARLHSAVHSDFSNATELADYLATKGMPFREAHEVTGKLVFTCIQQGIYLLDLPLEEMQKESALIEADIYDVLAPVAAVSRRNSLGGTGFAQVKIQLQKASDLLG
- a CDS encoding transposase, which encodes MSKKKAIKVLRKKKKLDNIQRFTQKQNIGRSQLTAKDFRLLQRMTHSSKALRNVGLYTIKQSYLNENRMATTREIDAAMKQDINYWGIQSNSVQAIRRTLLSETKSFFKALEAWKKESSKFTGRPQFPNYSRSTEKRIIEIYQVPKIDKDGYWSIPMNVAFRKRFSSMKIRMPKNLLHKKVSYIEIVPKQNGRFFEVHYTYEVQAAQMKKQPTTTKNALSCDLGVNRLISCVTNAGDTFLINGKKLKSINQYFNKAISELQQRNIENGISKRVVTNQIAKLWMKRNNQINGYISQAVGLLFKKVKELNVDTIIVGYNEGWKQNSNLGKKNNQHFVQIPFNKLMSAIENKCLKEGICFVKQEESYTSKSSFLDKDELPVWSSDDKRKYVFSGKRVNRGQYQALSGECIHADINAAFNILRKSDIVDLDEHLEVRNPFVLEVQKRKTVA
- a CDS encoding sigma-70 family RNA polymerase sigma factor; translated protein: MEQDLVKRAIRGNQEAILQLIEKDEEIFYRMAFTYVKNEHDALDVMQDFTYKVLKKMHTVKNPDYARTWLVRVLIHSCIDFLRKRPQTMPLEEQHLIENAVHYDVERMLTNLTLNEQQIMYLKYYEQRKNKEIAEIQQIPEGTVKSKIHHILLKLRKHAGEREDWL
- a CDS encoding LCP family glycopolymer transferase, with amino-acid sequence MTEKQLRSTKNKKSTIKKVILWTLLIIALLLGGIGFYYYNSFQKAFSKMNNTEENVPDAIPDILPHIDPFSVLLLGIDEREHDTGRTDTMIVVTVNPDLGTMKMLSIPRDSRVEIVGNDTTEKINHAYARGGIPMSIATVEEALDVPIDFYVAVNMEGFLSLIDVLGNIEVNNDMELIRNEYTFPKGNISLNGDEALIFSRIRYEDPRGDFGRQLRQKQLLEALFAKAKNPSILLKLDDIFEVMGENVTMNFSQKQILNLQKLYGKLDKNIEQLQFEKGDGVRKKDGLWYYIFDEEELHDISTKLNDHLEGKPPVEPSLNE
- the folA gene encoding type 3 dihydrofolate reductase, which encodes MISLIVAHDKNYVIGYENAMPWHLPGDLKYFKDMTMGKPIIMGRKTFESIGRPLPGRRNIVISRNAQYAAEGIEVVGSLDAALALVKDVEEIMIIGGAQIFEQSMEIADKLYITEIHHEFNGDTYFPKYEAWHRTSCQEPITAKEGFTFQYCIFEK
- a CDS encoding DegV family protein produces the protein MGQIHFVTDSTCDLTNEEIKQHGIHIVPLTVQINGETYKDRIDLQPETFIDLMKNADELPKSSQPAPGVFKEIYDELGKDGDQIISIHMTGGLSGTVQSARQASEMSDSDVTVIDSRYIAFALAFQLREAVRLRDAGATVEEIVAAINQLRENSRLFVVLNTLDNMVKGGRIGKGKAAVSSLLNIKPVAHLDTGEVTICAKPRSYKQVIKFLMSEFEKDTAGKTVKSIGISHANAIETLVNPLIEQIKATGYDKEIEIAYTSPVISTHTGEGAIGFMYYAE